In Chitinibacter sp. SCUT-21, a single genomic region encodes these proteins:
- the rsmI gene encoding 16S rRNA (cytidine(1402)-2'-O)-methyltransferase — MHKPDIPVSKSALYVVATPIGNLGDITERALAVLRQADVIAAEDTRVTGQLLKQFGISTPMISVREHNERAMAEKIITRLAAGETIAQVSDAGTPAVSDPGAVLAAAVHAAGFQVIPIPGASALTSALSASGFTCAHSLFYGFLPPKTKQRCDELTKLSQLPYLTVFYEAPHRIAECVADMAKVFGAEREAVLARELTKTFETIRRAPLAQLAEWIANDSNQQRGEAVIVVDAAPEAEKAEGSSYDSLLTPLIAELPLKQAVALAQAISGAPRNALYERALELKKAE, encoded by the coding sequence GTGCATAAGCCTGATATTCCTGTCAGCAAGTCTGCATTATATGTGGTTGCCACACCAATCGGTAATCTCGGTGATATTACCGAACGCGCTTTGGCTGTTTTGCGCCAAGCCGATGTGATTGCCGCTGAAGATACGCGCGTCACAGGGCAATTACTCAAGCAATTTGGTATTAGCACACCGATGATCTCTGTGCGCGAACATAATGAACGCGCCATGGCTGAAAAAATAATCACCCGCCTCGCCGCTGGTGAAACCATTGCCCAAGTTTCCGACGCAGGAACCCCAGCGGTGTCTGACCCCGGCGCGGTACTGGCTGCAGCAGTTCATGCCGCCGGTTTTCAAGTGATCCCGATTCCGGGCGCATCGGCCCTAACCAGCGCCTTATCAGCCAGCGGCTTTACTTGCGCACACAGTCTGTTTTATGGCTTTTTACCACCGAAAACCAAACAGCGCTGTGATGAGCTAACAAAACTGAGCCAGTTGCCCTACCTAACCGTGTTTTATGAAGCACCACATCGCATCGCTGAATGTGTTGCCGATATGGCCAAAGTGTTTGGTGCAGAGCGTGAAGCGGTGTTGGCGCGCGAATTAACCAAAACCTTTGAAACCATCCGCCGCGCCCCGTTAGCGCAATTGGCCGAATGGATCGCGAACGACAGCAATCAACAACGTGGCGAAGCCGTGATCGTGGTTGATGCGGCGCCAGAAGCAGAAAAAGCAGAAGGCAGCAGTTACGACTCATTATTAACGCCGCTGATCGCAGAGTTACCGTTAAAACAAGCGGTTGCCCTTGCCCAAGCGATTTCAGGCGCACCACGCAATGCACTCTACGAGCGCGCACTTGAGCTAAAG